In Apodemus sylvaticus chromosome 7, mApoSyl1.1, whole genome shotgun sequence, the sequence CAGTACGAAGTATAAGCGCACAGAAGTTGGTCTGTTTGTGCGTGTATCAGATGCGTGTGGGTGATTGTGGATGTGGACAGCAGCATGCCTTAGGGCGGAATGTAAGTCTTTATACCAAGTAGTTTACTGCTCAggccttatttttgagacagggtctctcacttgcTGATGCAGCAAGGGCAAGCCCCAGGCAGCCTTTTGACCCCATACCCCAGATCTGGAAGACAGATGGACATTTAGTCTTCACTTTTTGCCTTGCTTTTTGGGGAGTCAAAGGCAGTATACCCGTTCAGTGAGCACTGTGTCAGCCGAGCCGACTCCTCACCCAAACATACAAAGGTTGTAAGTACTAGTTTTTttagaaattcttttctttcttctttttttcccccattacAGACCTCTGCTTTTTATCTACAGTGACCTTTAATCAGagtaatcattaatcattaaccAGATGAGCATACAACCATTCACACTATTCAGCTAATGCAATAATAACATCCTATAGGGATATGTTCCTGTCAGCAGAACACACCCTGTAGACGTTATGATGCTTCTTACCTCAAAGTCAATGTCTGAACAGCAACTACACACAACACATGGGCCAACAATTTTTAGAACATCCTCCTTCTTCTCATTCTGGAGAGTGAACTTGGGCAGACACGGGTGCCAGGTCTGAGCCACATAACCGACTGGCACCCCAGGAGGAGCCTGGATTTCTATCTATGAAAGCAAAAGTACGCATTTAATGTAACCATAGACACACCATCCAGGTTTAATCCATACTTCAAAACCCCTGCTGCTAAGGGAACTTCCCACTGACCTCCTGGAGGCAGCAGGGGAAGCAGCAGCTACTGCATCTCAGGGGTCGCTCCAGAGTCATGACTTCTCGGCCCATATTATCCAGGATCCTCAAGGTGAAAGGTCTAGAGGCTCCACAGCAGTTTCGAGTGCAGCAGTCAGTGTCTTCCACAGCAAAGTAAACTCTCTGCCCGAGGCTGTTCTTGATTTCATACTTGTTATTTGTTTCAAAGCCTGTTAAGACtgaaaacacacaggaaaacGATCACACTCACGGCTTtgtaaggaatagtgattctcTCCTAAGGTAGCAGAGGGAGGGGTGATATGGATGCCTGAGCCTACAAGGAACAGTAGAACGGGGAGACAGGCAGTGTGGAGATGAGCTGGACTCAGGAAATGGCAGTGGGAAAGGAGTTAGAATATTCGGCTAAGAAGGAATGAAGTTCACATGGGAGATCTCGAAAGAGAGCAAGGTGCATCTTCAACTCCATGGGCTCCATCACAAGGGGGCTTCGGAGTCTGGGGtgatgcacacgcatacacacccTTTCTTCACCATTTGAGCAAAAGGCATGGGTGTGCTTGTTCTAAAAGTCTGAATGTGAAAAAGGGAAGTGAAAAAATGAAAGTGAATCTGAACAGGGCCTTGGGCCTGCAGATCCGTGTTTAGTATCTAATTATCTATCAACGATAGATAATTCAATGTGGAAAAGAGGTTTTAGACCAGATGCTCTTAGCGGCCATATCTTCAAATCACAGCCTACAAGGGCTATGACATCACAGGCCAACAGTGTGGTACTAAGTCCTCTCCCTCAAGAGAGTTTCAAAAGACAGATCTTGCAAAATTGACTCCCAGGCTGGAAATCTTTTTGTTCAGGcaggaagataaaataaaagtccTTCCTAGTCCATAGCCTTCTGATACTAGAATTACTGTCCATCAGAGGACTGTCCAAAAATCACAAGGAATTATTTAACATTTGCAGAAGCTGAAAGTACCCCATGTCATCTATGTGCGAGGCCTCCTGGTTATCTGCAGATGTTCTTTGTCATGAACGCTGCGACGTGCCTTTGGTGGGGCTGAGAGAATCTGAGCTCTGCTTTCCTTCAACACTTGGCTGTCACTCAGTGATTTTTACAGGACAATTATCCAATCTGTtgctcttttaatattttatcctcAGAAATTTTGACCTTattcatgaaaattaaaaacatttttacagTCTCTAATTTTCCTAGTGATTaccagtaagtaaataaataaataaaatctgaaacCACCAAAACAATTTTATGTGTATACCTTTATTGTATACTGAGATTTGAATACAGGAAACTCAATAAGAACTGATgtacattcaaaatgtaaaacctTAGTAATTTTGTTACCTCTGTgttacacataatataaaaaaaataacaaatcatttcttcaaaataaaataagtaaggatctcctgtttttaaaaaaacctaaatattgaaaaatagtATACTTTAGAATTGCTTATACTTCATTGTAAGCTGTCCAGCAGCTATGGAcaaactgggtttacctgaaagggaggctagAAATAAGATAGTGGGgcgagagaagaatgaagccaagacaaagttctaATCAAGGCTCCAAAGTTAATAATAAGCTTtgggtttataaaggaaaaaaaaaccccacaaaacccaTCCCCTTCTTCAGTTCATGTAAGTTATAGCAACAAGGTCAGCACAGGCAGCCAAAACTTCAAAGTTTCCATGGGAATTTACAACTGCAGCCAAGACAGATGTCTCTGTCCAGGTTGATAAGACCTGTCATGGCGAATGTTCAAGGTCTACTTAGCTTGCTTAAGGCTGGAAAACTGCTCAGCCTTTTCAGGGCTGGGAAAGGCCTGCTTAAAGCTAAGGAGGCTACACTTCATGAACTGTATGTAGAACTACAGTACCTTAAAGCCTATAAATCTTAGAGCAGCTATATTAAAGGactgcagcattagaaaggttgagaaccactgtaggAGAGACATCTGTGACCTCCTGGCTGAACCTTCTTCCACAGAAGACTGCTGTAGGAAAGGCAGCTGACAGGCCGCTAGCTGTAtgaactgcttctatttctacaAATACCATCAACACTACAGATACATACCTTCCAGAAGTTCAATTTGCTGATGAACCAGAATCTGATCAATCTGttacagacaaaaaaaaagaacatgctcTTGAAATCAGTTATCAACATTTCTTGatattgtttttcatttaaaagataatatttttggaaattgCAAAACACCTGTGGAAAGTATCTACTCCAAGATAACATTTTGGTCAAGTAAGATTGATTTGTAACAAATTCAGGCCTGTATAAAACAGCATTCTTTCTCAAAGGAAAGTTTCTCAGGGAATACTCACAATACTTCAATTGATTTATTAAAGCCTCTGTGCAATAGGATTGAATGATATCACGAGTGACTAATATCACTTGCAGTACAGATATATTCTTTTCTGGTATATAAAGGatgttaattttattaaaatctattttgaaGTTATTTCCCAATCAAATAATTACTAAAACTTTCTACGCCTTACACTTCTGAGTATACTATGGAAATTTAAGTTCGCACAGAGTATCCACCCGGATGTTCGACTGGTTAACAATTCGATGGTTATCACAGTCTATTTGTTGATACATTCATAGATTGAATATACTAGATCCTAGCTCACCTAATGTCCTTCATCAAATAAATGTTAAAGTCATACTTCTGCATCTCATTTCTGTGTAGTGCAGAATAttcttggccatttttctttctttgatttttctggtgatgaattttattttattttttattttatttatttacatttcaaacggtatcccccttcctggtttcccttccgcaaaccccctattccatcccccctcccctttgcctctaagtggggcaggtgctccctcacccacccatccactgcCATCTCAACTAACATTCCTGTAttcactggggtatcaagccttcacaggaccaagggcctcccctcccactgatgtcagataaggccatcctcagctacatggccTCTTTACTTGTAGGATTTTAGAAAAGCACATCATTCAAAGGACACAAGTGACAGCATAAATATGAGCTATACTGGTGCTAAATATAGAAGATATACTTTGAGGGTGTGAATTGGAGTCAACATGAAAAAACACCAAGTTTAGTACCAAAGTCCAGACTAGAAAGCCAGGCCCACTACTATGGaaactatgttttgttttgttttgtacagtATTTTTACTTCTGAGAAACATAACAGTTATAATACCTGCTGCATGTCAGGGATTTTTCTATAATGATTAAGTGAGGCGATACATGAACCAGTTAAGGAATCTGAATTGAAAACAGTGCTAACAACTACTATTGCCAAAGTAATTCAAAATTACAGAAAACATAATTACTTTGcacattaatatttttcttaaaaggtgaACCTGACCTCGAAGAAGTAGAAGTATCTGTTAggagaaaatgttattttatttcatatttttgtgaCTTTTTGGTCTGATACTCCACCTTAAAAACCTGAAACACATTAtgtgttctttgttttctgtttttgtcttttttattttttcatgagcAGTTCATACATTTATACTTGCCTGAGTTAAGTATTCTAGCCCAGGTGGACAATTCAGTGGAGGAGGAGGTGCTGGCATCCATGGGGTCCCTGCAGGCCCACCTGGCTGATTTTGGACAGGAAAACCACTTGGGCCACCAGCTACATAACTTCCCGGTGGGACTGGGTAGTCAGGTTGGGGCCCTGGATAGGGACCCTGGGGCCCTTGGTAGCCAGACTGGGGTATGGGGTAAGCAGCATGTTCTGGAACAAAAGCAAGTGAAATAAATCATAACTGCCCAGAAAAATCAGTTCATTAGCTGTATCCCCACTATCTATCTACAAACATATCTATCTATGTTCTCGGAAATCCTACAGATAAAAAGATCTATATGATGCTGTAACTTTTTATACACCGAAAATAGGTTCTAATAATTGAGTGTGGGAAAGAAAACAAGCTCTGTCCTAGAGTCAAGACATAAACCTCCTGATGTCTGGTGACAGAACACTCAAAATGAAGGCTCTGAGCAAAGCACTGGCATAGAGATCACAATTCTAGAATTTCAGAAAGATCTGGGAAAGAGTTTTCTTTGTCTCCCTGAGGGAGAACTGGGAATATATAGACCATTGTTTATCTGCTTGAGCTGAGGAGGATAGTGCTGTGGTCCCTTAGGTAGAAAGGGTGTAATTATACATTACCCAGCAAGGACAATAGGTTCCAGGAAAGAATTGTTTAATGTAAATATTATCAGGCCACTGCTGAGAAATCCTGGTATATAATTAAAGACAAATTATTCTTTCTAATACATTGCAGATCTTGTTTGCCAAGAGTTGTAATCCAGTATTTCCCTCTGCAGTTttgcccatttaaaaaaaaaaaaaaaaaaacagatatcaCCACCATTTTCATAAGGTTTTAGATTTAGATTTTACAATTTAGCTCCATAGAAGCTCTAGAAAATAGAGTTGATTAACCAAAGAATGTAAAAATTATGAGacaaattattgttatttttatttttttatttttgcattatcATTTTGtagtattaaaataa encodes:
- the LOC127688720 gene encoding phospholipid scramblase 1 isoform X1 produces the protein MENHSKQTNAPYPGPYLPAAYAPQYPPAAFQEHAAYPIPQSGYQGPQGPYPGPQPDYPVPPGSYVAGGPSGFPVQNQPGGPAGTPWMPAPPPPLNCPPGLEYLTQIDQILVHQQIELLEVLTGFETNNKYEIKNSLGQRVYFAVEDTDCCTRNCCGASRPFTLRILDNMGREVMTLERPLRCSSCCFPCCLQEIEIQAPPGVPVGYVAQTWHPCLPKFTLQNEKKEDVLKIVGPCVVCSCCSDIDFELKSLDEESVVGKISKQWSGFVREAFTDADNFGIQFPLDLDVKMKAVMLGACFLIDFMFFERTGNEEQRSGVW
- the LOC127688720 gene encoding phospholipid scramblase 1 isoform X2 — translated: MLPTQDHICQLRMPLNIHQLLSKIDQILVHQQIELLEVLTGFETNNKYEIKNSLGQRVYFAVEDTDCCTRNCCGASRPFTLRILDNMGREVMTLERPLRCSSCCFPCCLQEIEIQAPPGVPVGYVAQTWHPCLPKFTLQNEKKEDVLKIVGPCVVCSCCSDIDFELKSLDEESVVGKISKQWSGFVREAFTDADNFGIQFPLDLDVKMKAVMLGACFLIDFMFFERTGNEEQRSGVW